The following proteins come from a genomic window of Pirellula staleyi DSM 6068:
- a CDS encoding DUF58 domain-containing protein, which produces MSTLNYFDPQTLAKLRSLRLRATHLVEGYVAGLHASPLRGFSIEFAEHRQYAPGDDLRYVDWKLFARTDKFYLKQFEDETNLIGYLVVDVSESMTFRSDDQGLSKLEYAQLLAAHLAWLVVGQNDSVALATFDRELRSVVRPASGPGHLKELVEILDQPARGEKTSAGPIFHELASRWKRRGIVVVLSDFLDDVKSMLAGLAHLRHRQHDVLLLHLLDRAEIDFPYEGSTLFKGLEAWPELTADPQLLRDAYQAEFKKYQQALEGGCRSQGIHYYQCITDQPLDRSIAEMLGHSSARSP; this is translated from the coding sequence ATGAGCACGCTCAACTATTTCGATCCGCAGACGCTCGCTAAGCTGCGATCGCTGCGGCTGCGTGCCACGCACCTCGTCGAAGGCTACGTTGCTGGACTGCATGCCAGTCCACTCCGTGGTTTTTCGATCGAATTTGCCGAGCATCGTCAGTATGCGCCGGGCGATGATTTGCGCTACGTCGACTGGAAGCTCTTTGCGCGAACCGACAAGTTCTACCTCAAGCAATTTGAGGATGAAACGAATCTGATCGGCTACCTGGTAGTCGACGTCAGTGAGAGCATGACGTTTCGTAGCGATGACCAGGGACTGAGCAAACTCGAATACGCGCAGCTCCTGGCGGCCCACCTCGCTTGGCTCGTCGTTGGTCAGAACGACAGCGTGGCACTCGCTACCTTTGATCGCGAACTGCGCTCAGTCGTACGACCGGCATCGGGCCCTGGACATCTCAAGGAACTCGTTGAGATTCTCGACCAGCCAGCTCGGGGTGAAAAAACGTCTGCTGGTCCCATTTTCCACGAGCTTGCGTCGCGCTGGAAACGTCGTGGAATTGTTGTCGTGTTAAGCGACTTTCTCGACGATGTAAAATCGATGCTGGCGGGACTTGCACATTTGCGACATCGCCAACACGACGTGCTGCTGCTGCACCTGCTCGATCGCGCTGAAATTGATTTTCCCTATGAAGGGAGCACCCTTTTTAAGGGGCTCGAGGCGTGGCCTGAACTCACCGCCGATCCACAACTGCTGCGTGATGCCTACCAAGCAGAGTTTAAGAAGTATCAGCAGGCACTCGAAGGTGGCTGTCGTAGTCAGGGGATTCATTACTACCAGTGCATCACCGATCAACCTCTTGATCGATCGATTGCCGAGATGCTGGGACACAGCAGCGCGAGGAGCCCTTGA
- a CDS encoding cytochrome C oxidase subunit IV family protein, with protein MGHASGSHTHTHVPGGVGKYVAVFVALCVLTAISFAVGNSQQLRENAPGVMMAMMMAVSCAKASLVILFFMHLKYEANWKYVLTIPASIMSFFLVLMLIPDIARRTNYYTEERWLYAAEEQTHHAGEHHDEEHAGGEHGASEHDHKAEAHDAAKPATETPATDAPAEAAEAKP; from the coding sequence ATGGGACACGCTTCAGGAAGTCACACCCACACGCATGTGCCCGGCGGAGTTGGCAAGTATGTTGCCGTGTTCGTCGCATTGTGTGTTCTCACTGCCATTTCGTTCGCCGTTGGCAACTCGCAGCAACTCCGCGAGAACGCTCCGGGCGTGATGATGGCGATGATGATGGCAGTCTCGTGTGCCAAAGCGTCGCTCGTCATCTTGTTCTTCATGCACCTGAAGTACGAGGCCAACTGGAAGTATGTGCTGACGATTCCGGCTTCGATCATGAGCTTCTTTCTCGTACTGATGCTCATTCCTGACATCGCTCGCCGCACAAACTACTACACGGAAGAACGCTGGCTCTACGCCGCTGAAGAACAAACGCATCACGCGGGTGAACATCACGACGAAGAACACGCTGGCGGCGAGCATGGCGCTAGTGAACATGACCACAAGGCTGAGGCTCACGACGCTGCCAAGCCAGCGACCGAAACTCCTGCAACAGATGCCCCAGCGGAAGCTGCTGAGGCCAAGCCGTAA
- a CDS encoding PQQ-binding-like beta-propeller repeat protein yields MQATHFENSLARLLIRTPFCATRALGTLCFVALLVLGTQLWGQVFERPSGLPAAEIDEIDNQAATHLENARRFLATSQWEEAIDSIRRAADTTPDRLVLQPASSQQPTGFQLYYPVRSEAANRIAQLADDAPAALVLFRKLVDPLAANWLAEYRAPGQPEPLERILHEAFASRNADDALLLLGDYWLERDEPALARAYWQRISPLLTITPQAAALTKIPQGSAWGLARTKVLADKYAEFFRQVTSEKPRALPGTYPDTDIPLAQVRARLVLASLIELDLPRAEFELAMLRALDPETRGTIGGKTGPLAEILAGFVSAANKWPRRDSNVIWPTFAGNYARNGAGTIPLLSLDEPRWRFPLPRQTSDREVIGSGRLRPADDMKSLRSYHPIIVESQVLVRVDARGSSLITSLDIQTGTRNWQNEERRQHEAGVPDSEPTTTPTDVSDTHANLIRHFGVARFTLTAHRGIVYSRMGSPITGASSRRVNRLLAADQASLWGYDLTADGKPVDGFPIRPESSLWSFEGTPVVSDEGLFVLMRRVDGGRSQLYVAAFAHGSSPPPADGNAADFRPTGTLRWRTRLASSATLGNGDIDELSHHLLSLDGHQLFVNSGQGLIAALDSRSGKLSWMHRYPRSTFRSADADQSDDVFFRDLTPCLVHDSMVICAPSDCDRIFALDRLSGRMLWALPASLCRDAMHLLGVQGDYLLASGDWLYWIDTRTGTLASQFPAGSPGTAGDAAANPRGLGRGLIIGSQVYFPTRDSIYLFSTSPTRGPLGMIPQPLGEIILSQRGFSGGNLVQAGNSLLLVTGEELICFPLPLSPPDTMK; encoded by the coding sequence ATGCAAGCGACGCACTTCGAGAACTCCCTTGCTCGGCTCCTTATTCGGACTCCCTTCTGCGCCACTCGAGCCCTTGGCACGCTTTGCTTTGTGGCGCTGCTGGTCTTGGGCACACAGCTCTGGGGCCAAGTCTTCGAGCGGCCAAGTGGATTGCCTGCGGCGGAGATCGACGAGATTGATAACCAGGCGGCGACCCACCTCGAAAATGCCCGTCGCTTTCTCGCAACATCGCAGTGGGAAGAAGCGATCGACTCGATCCGACGAGCAGCCGACACCACACCCGATCGGTTGGTGCTGCAGCCAGCCAGCTCGCAGCAGCCGACCGGATTTCAGCTTTACTATCCAGTGCGTAGTGAAGCAGCGAATCGAATCGCTCAACTGGCCGATGATGCTCCCGCAGCTCTCGTGCTTTTTCGAAAACTGGTCGACCCACTCGCTGCCAACTGGCTCGCCGAGTATCGGGCGCCCGGGCAACCCGAGCCACTGGAACGGATCCTTCACGAAGCGTTTGCTAGCCGAAACGCCGACGATGCTCTGCTGTTGCTCGGCGACTACTGGCTCGAGCGTGACGAGCCAGCACTGGCCCGGGCTTATTGGCAACGCATTAGCCCATTGCTAACCATCACGCCACAAGCTGCTGCACTCACGAAAATTCCCCAAGGAAGTGCGTGGGGACTAGCGCGCACAAAAGTGCTGGCCGACAAATATGCCGAATTCTTCCGTCAGGTCACCAGCGAGAAACCAAGAGCACTGCCGGGAACTTATCCAGATACCGATATTCCCCTGGCACAAGTTCGTGCTCGACTCGTCCTCGCTTCACTCATCGAACTCGACCTTCCACGTGCCGAGTTCGAACTGGCTATGCTGCGTGCTCTCGATCCTGAAACTCGAGGGACCATTGGGGGAAAAACAGGCCCGCTGGCCGAGATTCTCGCGGGCTTTGTAAGTGCCGCCAATAAGTGGCCTCGGCGCGATTCCAATGTCATTTGGCCTACTTTCGCAGGCAATTATGCAAGAAATGGAGCGGGAACAATTCCGCTCCTTTCGCTCGACGAACCTCGCTGGCGTTTTCCTCTCCCACGTCAAACCAGCGATCGTGAAGTGATCGGTTCCGGCCGATTGCGCCCCGCTGACGATATGAAATCACTACGCAGCTACCACCCGATCATAGTCGAATCGCAAGTGCTGGTACGTGTCGACGCGCGCGGCTCGTCGCTGATTACCTCGCTGGATATCCAGACGGGAACTCGTAACTGGCAAAACGAAGAGCGGCGTCAGCATGAGGCGGGAGTGCCTGATAGCGAGCCGACGACTACGCCGACCGACGTCAGTGACACGCATGCCAATTTGATTCGCCATTTTGGGGTCGCGAGATTCACACTCACCGCCCATCGCGGCATCGTCTATTCGCGCATGGGTTCTCCAATCACCGGAGCATCTTCGCGGCGCGTCAATCGACTTCTGGCAGCTGATCAAGCGTCGCTCTGGGGCTACGACCTCACGGCCGATGGCAAACCGGTGGATGGATTTCCGATTCGCCCCGAGTCGAGCCTCTGGAGTTTTGAAGGGACCCCAGTGGTCAGCGACGAGGGGCTGTTTGTCTTGATGCGGCGTGTCGATGGAGGCCGCTCACAACTCTATGTCGCTGCATTTGCCCACGGATCATCGCCACCCCCAGCAGACGGAAATGCAGCCGATTTTCGCCCTACTGGAACGCTTCGCTGGCGCACTCGACTCGCCTCATCGGCAACGCTCGGCAACGGCGATATCGACGAACTCTCGCACCACCTGTTGTCGCTCGATGGCCACCAACTTTTCGTGAATTCAGGGCAAGGGCTCATCGCTGCGCTTGATTCACGTTCGGGGAAGCTTTCGTGGATGCACCGCTATCCACGCTCTACTTTTCGCAGCGCCGACGCAGATCAATCCGACGATGTTTTCTTTCGCGATCTCACCCCCTGCTTAGTGCACGACTCGATGGTGATTTGCGCACCATCCGACTGCGACCGGATCTTTGCCCTCGATCGGCTGAGTGGTCGTATGCTCTGGGCATTGCCCGCCTCGTTGTGCCGCGACGCCATGCATCTGCTGGGAGTGCAAGGGGACTATCTACTGGCAAGTGGCGACTGGCTCTACTGGATCGACACTCGCACTGGAACACTCGCCTCGCAATTTCCCGCTGGTTCCCCAGGGACGGCGGGAGACGCAGCTGCGAATCCGCGCGGGCTCGGCCGCGGACTTATCATCGGCTCGCAAGTCTACTTTCCGACCCGCGACAGCATCTATCTCTTCTCGACGAGCCCAACGCGGGGCCCGCTGGGGATGATTCCACAGCCTCTGGGTGAAATCATTCTCTCTCAGCGTGGCTTTTCCGGCGGAAATCTTGTGCAAGCGGGAAACTCCTTGCTTCTGGTAACCGGCGAAGAACTGATTTGCTTTCCACTTCCGCTCTCGCCCCCAGATACGATGAAGTAA
- a CDS encoding AAA family ATPase, with amino-acid sequence MEQYDDRQAVDKLRIARERITAELSKVVVGQTEVIEQLLITLFARGHCLLVGVPGLAKTLLVRSLAESLDLSFSRVQFTPDLMPSDITGTEVIQENRTTSERSFRFLRGPVFASIVLADEINRTPPKTQAALLEAMQERQVTVAGQKHPLPDPFFVLATQNPIEQEGTYPLPEAQLDRFMFQVWVDYPSHDEELEIVKRTTADIETTIAPTLDAASIIHLSRVVRKIPIADHVARYALALARSTRKSDPLAPDFVREYVQWGAGPRASQYLVLAAKARAALAGRLFVTHDDVVAVALPVLRHRLKTTYAADAAGLSSDEIIRKLLAKIPLPSDEPLARDEHAQLFRSADAR; translated from the coding sequence ATGGAACAGTACGACGATCGCCAAGCTGTCGACAAGCTCCGGATTGCGCGTGAACGGATCACAGCCGAACTTTCCAAAGTAGTGGTCGGTCAAACGGAAGTGATCGAGCAACTGCTGATCACCCTCTTTGCGCGCGGTCACTGCTTACTCGTAGGTGTCCCGGGACTTGCCAAAACGCTTCTCGTCCGTTCCCTTGCCGAGTCGCTTGATCTTTCATTCTCGCGCGTGCAATTCACTCCCGACTTGATGCCCTCCGACATCACCGGGACCGAAGTAATTCAAGAGAATCGCACCACTTCGGAACGCTCGTTTCGATTTCTGCGAGGTCCTGTTTTTGCCAGTATTGTGCTGGCCGACGAAATCAACCGGACTCCGCCGAAAACACAAGCCGCGCTGCTCGAGGCGATGCAGGAACGGCAAGTCACGGTTGCGGGCCAAAAGCATCCACTCCCCGATCCGTTTTTTGTGCTGGCAACGCAAAACCCCATTGAGCAAGAGGGGACGTATCCTCTCCCCGAAGCACAGCTCGATCGATTCATGTTTCAAGTCTGGGTCGACTATCCTTCGCACGATGAAGAATTGGAAATCGTCAAACGAACGACAGCCGATATCGAAACGACGATTGCCCCCACACTCGATGCAGCGAGCATTATTCACCTCTCGCGTGTGGTCCGGAAAATTCCAATTGCCGACCATGTCGCCCGCTACGCACTAGCGCTCGCTCGCTCCACTCGCAAGAGCGATCCACTCGCCCCCGACTTTGTACGCGAGTATGTGCAGTGGGGCGCTGGCCCTCGTGCTTCGCAGTATTTAGTCCTGGCCGCGAAGGCCCGCGCTGCACTTGCCGGTCGACTTTTTGTGACCCACGACGATGTGGTAGCAGTTGCCCTTCCTGTGCTACGCCATCGTCTGAAAACGACCTACGCCGCCGATGCTGCTGGCCTCTCTTCCGACGAGATCATTCGCAAACTCCTCGCCAAAATCCCACTCCCCAGCGACGAACCACTCGCCCGCGATGAGCACGCTCAACTATTTCGATCCGCAGACGCTCGCTAA
- a CDS encoding DUF420 domain-containing protein, whose amino-acid sequence MSEIVPLLPHINASLNVLATLLLVLGFVLIKRRQEVAHKNVMLACFGVSAIFLISYLTYHFNIEGGSKKFPTYPGDAIRYTYYLILLTHVVLAAAVPFLAVITIWLGLTNRRAAHLRLAKWTFPIWLYVSITGVVVYVMLYQLYPPQA is encoded by the coding sequence GTGAGCGAGATTGTTCCACTACTGCCGCACATCAACGCGTCTCTGAACGTGCTGGCTACCCTGCTGCTTGTGCTGGGCTTTGTGCTGATCAAGCGACGTCAGGAAGTGGCGCATAAAAATGTGATGCTCGCCTGTTTTGGGGTAAGCGCGATCTTTTTAATCAGCTACCTCACCTATCACTTCAATATCGAGGGGGGAAGCAAAAAGTTTCCCACCTATCCAGGCGATGCGATTCGATATACCTATTACCTGATCTTGCTGACGCACGTGGTGCTCGCCGCTGCTGTTCCGTTCCTCGCGGTTATCACCATCTGGCTCGGTTTAACGAATCGACGGGCTGCTCATCTTCGACTGGCCAAATGGACATTTCCGATCTGGCTTTACGTCTCGATTACAGGTGTCGTTGTCTACGTGATGCTGTATCAACTCTACCCGCCCCAGGCATAG
- a CDS encoding BatA domain-containing protein, whose protein sequence is MPLALPLAYWQLASAGMLVFAAAAAIPLVIHLLSKWRSREVKFAAMEFLIAAARKHSRRILLEQWLLLAVRTLVLLLLALAVANPLFVGLGTDRSESDGTRQLTILVVDSSFSMLTRDAISAAATPGESPDAIAPAAPLFTAYGKSRLEEAQRRMLSVIESSRQGDGFLLVQMADPPRATIGQVSFDASDVAEEVSNLEMLHGGADLRATLALVETLLEEAVRSHPRLTSRRVLLFTDLGRSTWSDTNSREISGKLKEISSSSVVSLIELGSRETGNLAITSLLPSEPIATTSRPFTIDAELQNFSPDDVSNRLLQLKVDGNIVAEQSLSIEANSKASASFTTSIAAPGEHLIEVHLADDALAIDNTRSLSMRVRSSVSVLLVGSRAASTRSLAIALAPELLTGSDVQVTEILESTLAEQTLSQYDCVMLAEVATITSSEAKMLADYVEAGGGLVVLLGSDTNIASYNQALLETIPLLPAKLEGPSPAGEFRVDPLDYLHPITAPFRGHDRSGLLTIPIWRHQKLLLRPSAIAAVGLSDGTPMLVEGAYGKGRVILSAIAASSDTIDSELDPPGPWSAWSSWPSFPPLVHRILDVAITPQLVARNALVGEDLSGEIPPEVATSEIEITLPDGSEQRVTATNVARQPRWQFAAPLLSGPYEVDFVGGNPLLKQVIAVNVDTRESDLTRIDAASLPREIQPSDASVSLQQESLRRQNTPAFRWILSALLGLLITESLIAWKLGKGTRR, encoded by the coding sequence ATGCCCCTGGCTCTTCCGCTCGCCTATTGGCAGCTTGCCAGCGCAGGGATGCTGGTATTCGCCGCCGCAGCTGCTATTCCGCTGGTAATCCATTTGCTGAGCAAGTGGCGCTCGCGCGAGGTGAAGTTCGCGGCGATGGAGTTTCTGATCGCGGCGGCTCGTAAACATTCGCGACGCATCCTGCTCGAGCAGTGGTTACTGCTGGCGGTTCGCACCCTCGTACTGCTCTTGCTGGCCCTTGCGGTGGCCAATCCACTTTTTGTGGGACTGGGTACCGATCGGAGCGAAAGTGATGGGACGCGACAACTAACGATTTTGGTTGTCGACAGTAGTTTTTCGATGCTGACGCGTGATGCCATCAGTGCAGCGGCGACTCCCGGAGAGAGCCCCGACGCGATTGCTCCCGCTGCACCGCTCTTCACAGCGTATGGCAAGTCTCGTCTCGAAGAAGCGCAGCGTCGCATGCTTTCGGTCATCGAAAGTTCTCGCCAAGGAGATGGTTTTTTACTCGTGCAAATGGCCGATCCTCCACGTGCTACGATCGGCCAAGTTTCGTTCGATGCCAGCGATGTCGCCGAAGAGGTGAGCAATCTCGAGATGCTGCATGGTGGTGCCGATTTGCGGGCGACGCTTGCCCTCGTCGAAACGTTGCTCGAAGAGGCAGTCCGCAGCCACCCGCGACTCACATCGCGGCGCGTGCTGCTATTCACCGATCTTGGACGCAGCACATGGAGTGATACCAACTCCCGCGAAATCAGCGGAAAACTCAAGGAAATCAGCTCCAGTTCCGTTGTTTCGCTGATCGAGCTTGGGAGCCGTGAAACTGGTAATCTCGCTATCACGAGTCTTTTGCCTAGCGAACCAATCGCGACCACTTCGCGGCCTTTTACCATCGACGCCGAACTTCAAAATTTCTCACCCGACGACGTCAGTAATCGCTTGCTGCAACTCAAAGTAGATGGCAACATCGTCGCCGAACAATCGCTCAGCATCGAGGCAAACTCCAAAGCCTCGGCTAGTTTCACCACCTCGATTGCAGCTCCAGGCGAGCATCTCATCGAAGTCCATCTAGCCGACGATGCACTCGCCATCGACAACACGCGATCCCTTTCCATGCGGGTCCGTTCTAGCGTCTCGGTACTTCTGGTTGGTAGTCGCGCAGCCAGTACGCGGAGCCTAGCCATCGCACTTGCGCCAGAACTTCTGACTGGTAGCGACGTGCAAGTGACCGAAATACTCGAATCAACACTCGCCGAACAAACACTCTCTCAGTACGACTGCGTGATGCTCGCAGAAGTTGCCACCATCACCTCTTCCGAAGCCAAAATGCTCGCGGATTATGTCGAGGCGGGAGGTGGACTCGTGGTGCTACTCGGAAGCGACACCAATATTGCTTCGTACAATCAAGCGCTTCTAGAAACGATTCCGCTCTTACCCGCCAAACTCGAGGGCCCCTCACCGGCAGGTGAGTTTCGAGTCGATCCGCTTGATTATTTACATCCGATCACTGCTCCATTTCGGGGACACGACCGCAGTGGACTGCTCACGATTCCGATCTGGCGACACCAGAAGTTGCTGCTCCGCCCCAGCGCAATCGCTGCGGTTGGACTTTCGGATGGAACACCGATGCTGGTGGAGGGTGCGTATGGAAAAGGACGCGTCATTCTCTCGGCAATTGCGGCTTCGAGTGATACGATCGACAGTGAACTCGATCCACCTGGACCTTGGTCGGCCTGGTCTTCATGGCCCAGTTTTCCGCCACTTGTGCACCGCATTTTGGATGTCGCAATCACCCCTCAACTCGTCGCGCGTAATGCCCTGGTGGGAGAGGATCTCTCGGGAGAGATTCCTCCGGAAGTAGCGACAAGTGAAATTGAAATCACGCTTCCTGACGGAAGCGAGCAACGTGTGACTGCGACGAATGTTGCCCGTCAGCCGCGCTGGCAGTTTGCCGCCCCGCTTCTTTCGGGGCCGTATGAGGTGGACTTCGTCGGAGGCAATCCGCTACTGAAACAAGTGATTGCTGTGAATGTCGACACGCGGGAAAGTGATCTAACGCGAATCGATGCTGCGTCACTGCCACGCGAAATTCAGCCTAGTGACGCTTCGGTATCGCTGCAGCAAGAATCACTTCGACGACAGAATACACCTGCCTTCCGCTGGATCCTATCTGCCCTGCTTGGCCTTCTGATAACCGAATCTCTGATCGCATGGAAACTTGGAAAGGGGACTCGCCGATGA
- a CDS encoding ABC transporter ATP-binding protein — translation MNASRPVTADSCPAIAVEGLTHRYGSRTALDQLQLTIERGELFAIVGPNGGGKTTLFRLLSTLIRPQAGDAKILGHSLRTSSAEIRPHIGVVFQAPSVDRKLTVGENIRYQAHLYGLTGVALQSRLAIVLEQFGLTDRQHDFVEKLSGGLRRRVELAKGLVHQPTILLLDEPSTGLDPGARSDLWQILRSLVVNHRVTVVLTTHYLDEAAGADRVAILSQGKLMGVDTPEALCRSVGGDAVLMETPRPDELAATIRRQLSLSATVMDGIVRLEVPDGHTWVSRLVELSPGSIQSIRVGKPTLEDVFIARTGHRFWQVEEQSHG, via the coding sequence ATGAACGCCTCTCGTCCAGTGACAGCCGACTCCTGTCCGGCGATCGCTGTCGAAGGATTGACACACCGCTACGGCTCACGAACTGCGCTCGATCAACTTCAACTCACTATCGAGCGTGGCGAACTTTTTGCCATCGTTGGTCCTAACGGTGGCGGCAAGACGACCCTCTTTCGTCTCCTCTCCACGCTGATCCGGCCCCAAGCAGGCGATGCCAAAATCTTGGGGCATTCGCTACGGACCAGCAGCGCTGAAATTCGCCCGCACATCGGCGTTGTGTTCCAAGCGCCGAGTGTCGATCGCAAACTAACTGTCGGCGAGAATATTCGCTATCAGGCACATCTCTACGGCCTCACAGGCGTAGCACTCCAGTCACGCCTTGCCATCGTTCTCGAGCAATTTGGTCTGACCGATCGCCAACACGACTTCGTTGAGAAACTGTCGGGCGGTCTTCGTCGACGCGTAGAACTCGCCAAGGGACTGGTGCACCAGCCGACGATTCTTTTACTCGACGAACCAAGCACCGGCCTCGATCCTGGCGCTCGAAGCGACCTGTGGCAAATCCTCCGTTCACTCGTCGTCAACCACCGGGTGACGGTGGTCCTCACGACTCACTACCTCGACGAAGCTGCCGGCGCCGATCGCGTGGCAATCCTGAGTCAAGGAAAGCTGATGGGGGTCGATACGCCCGAAGCGCTTTGCCGCAGTGTGGGTGGCGATGCGGTGCTGATGGAAACTCCTCGCCCCGACGAACTAGCCGCCACGATTCGGCGACAATTGTCACTCTCCGCTACGGTGATGGATGGCATTGTTCGCCTGGAAGTTCCGGACGGACATACATGGGTTTCACGACTCGTAGAACTCTCCCCAGGATCGATTCAGAGCATTCGCGTCGGTAAGCCAACTCTCGAGGATGTGTTTATTGCCCGGACCGGACATCGCTTTTGGCAAGTCGAGGAGCAATCGCATGGCTGA
- a CDS encoding ABC transporter permease produces MADALVKATAEEGAPRLTAQPLLAAQTLAWREIIRFFRQRNRVIGSIATPLMFWLLFGVGLQSSFRLPGSDENSPGALAYTFPGSLMLMVLFTSIFSSISIIEDRREGFLQAVLIAPIPRWSMVLGKVLGGVAVAMLQSLLFLAIAVVMKRDIPLPSLLLAIPLLFIISLGLSSLGFALAWRMDSTQGFHAIMNLLLMPMWLLSGAFFPVAQLTSDSSPGQWAMGTLMRANPLSYGMAAIHRLLLGDLAAAVWQPGLGVCVIVSVVFAGLCFGLAVWMSSLRTTGDLL; encoded by the coding sequence ATGGCTGATGCCCTCGTAAAAGCGACCGCTGAAGAGGGAGCCCCCAGGCTCACAGCGCAACCACTCTTGGCGGCCCAAACATTGGCCTGGCGCGAGATCATTCGTTTTTTTCGACAGCGGAATCGAGTGATCGGAAGCATCGCGACGCCGCTGATGTTTTGGCTCCTCTTTGGAGTCGGATTGCAAAGTTCGTTTCGGCTCCCTGGCAGCGACGAGAACAGCCCGGGCGCTTTGGCCTACACCTTTCCCGGCAGCCTCATGCTGATGGTCCTCTTCACCTCGATTTTCTCCTCGATCTCGATCATCGAAGACCGACGTGAAGGTTTCCTACAGGCGGTTCTGATCGCGCCGATTCCGCGCTGGTCGATGGTGCTTGGCAAAGTCCTCGGAGGTGTCGCAGTGGCGATGCTTCAGAGCTTGCTCTTCCTGGCAATTGCCGTAGTGATGAAACGCGACATCCCGCTCCCTTCACTCCTGCTCGCCATCCCCCTACTATTTATTATCTCGCTTGGGCTTTCCTCCCTCGGATTTGCTCTCGCCTGGCGCATGGATAGCACCCAAGGTTTCCATGCCATCATGAATTTACTGCTGATGCCAATGTGGCTACTCTCCGGGGCATTTTTTCCTGTCGCACAACTGACGAGCGACAGTTCACCCGGACAATGGGCCATGGGTACTCTGATGCGTGCCAACCCACTCAGCTATGGCATGGCTGCCATTCATCGCCTGTTGCTCGGCGACCTCGCCGCTGCTGTGTGGCAGCCTGGGCTTGGTGTTTGCGTGATCGTTTCGGTCGTCTTTGCGGGACTATGTTTCGGGCTCGCCGTTTGGATGTCGTCGCTGCGTACGACAGGAGATTTGTTATGA
- a CDS encoding SCO family protein — MNRAALGWLALLLVFMGSTVIYLGWKMSRTPDTGASALEVDTSYRNVPMSSNEPMLTQFELTERSGKKVSSTDLDGRVYVTNFFFSSCPGTCLLQNQKVQEIQREFGKQGVQFVSITCDPEIDTPARLREYAHKLSADEKEWWFATGDLTYIRRIAGEIYKAPLDKQTHVDMYFVTDKWGNVRGHFEWNQLAKITEMKSLLAKLLTESEEPAEFKQDDSKTSESSESATNAPSAETSAKSNEEPSVTAEVDSKPESASSLEVATP; from the coding sequence ATGAACAGAGCCGCACTGGGATGGCTTGCACTGCTTCTCGTGTTTATGGGAAGCACGGTCATTTATCTCGGCTGGAAAATGTCGCGAACACCCGACACCGGTGCCTCGGCCCTCGAGGTCGATACCAGCTATCGCAATGTTCCGATGAGTTCCAACGAGCCGATGCTGACGCAGTTCGAGCTGACCGAGCGTAGTGGGAAAAAAGTGAGTTCCACCGACCTGGATGGTCGTGTGTACGTGACCAACTTTTTCTTCTCATCGTGCCCCGGAACCTGCTTGCTGCAGAACCAAAAGGTACAAGAGATTCAGCGTGAATTTGGGAAGCAAGGGGTGCAATTTGTCAGCATCACGTGCGATCCAGAAATCGATACACCGGCCCGCCTTCGCGAGTATGCTCACAAACTGAGCGCCGATGAGAAGGAGTGGTGGTTCGCCACGGGGGATCTCACCTACATTCGTCGCATCGCTGGTGAAATTTATAAAGCGCCACTCGACAAACAAACGCATGTCGACATGTATTTTGTCACCGATAAATGGGGCAATGTGCGTGGGCATTTCGAGTGGAATCAACTCGCCAAAATCACCGAGATGAAATCGCTGCTCGCGAAACTGCTCACCGAAAGTGAAGAGCCTGCCGAGTTCAAACAAGACGATTCCAAGACTTCAGAATCTAGCGAATCGGCCACAAATGCACCAAGCGCCGAAACCTCTGCCAAGTCGAATGAAGAACCGTCGGTTACCGCAGAAGTGGACTCGAAGCCCGAGTCGGCCTCGTCACTCGAAGTCGCTACCCCTTAG
- a CDS encoding DUF983 domain-containing protein, which translates to MRFWKLFRRAMMLRCPVCGIGGLFKGLLAMHDSCSHCGTKFEREPGFFLGSIYINYGLTALITAIAYPVLLFGGYVKEQPLLWSMLVFVVIFPLFLHRHARSLWLGFDQWHDPREGETGVGGTVTASANSEKPAV; encoded by the coding sequence ATGCGGTTTTGGAAATTGTTTCGTCGAGCCATGATGCTGCGATGCCCCGTTTGTGGCATCGGCGGACTCTTCAAAGGTCTGCTCGCCATGCACGATAGCTGCTCGCATTGCGGCACGAAATTCGAGCGTGAGCCAGGCTTTTTCCTCGGCTCAATCTACATCAACTATGGCCTCACGGCCTTGATCACCGCGATTGCCTACCCAGTGCTGCTGTTCGGCGGCTATGTGAAGGAACAGCCTCTACTCTGGTCGATGCTGGTGTTTGTAGTGATTTTTCCACTATTTTTGCACCGCCATGCCCGGAGCCTATGGCTCGGATTCGACCAATGGCACGACCCGCGCGAAGGTGAAACAGGGGTTGGGGGAACTGTCACAGCCAGTGCCAATAGCGAGAAGCCGGCGGTTTAA